TGGTAGTGGACGCTTAATCATAGCGTTTGCTTTACCACTCACTTGACGAATATGACTCGTTAAATTCTCCATATCAAATGGTTTTAATATGAAATATGAGGCACCTAAGTCAACTGCTTTTTTCGTCACATCTTCTTGCCCGAATGCTGTCAACATAATTACGCTAGGCTGTTTTAACCTTTCAATATGTCGCATTTTTTCCAATACAGCTAAACCATCTAAGTGTGGCATAATAATGTCTAAAACGAGTACATCAGGTTGCTTATCTGTTAATAAGTTTAAACACTCTTGACCATTATAAGCAGTACCGATTACTTCCATATCATCTTGAGCGGCTACATAGCTCTCTAACATTGATACTAATTCTTTATTATCATCCACAAGACATACTTTAATTTTCTCCACAGCTTTTCCTCCCTTACCGAATCGATTCTCCGACATGTGTATCCTTCTAGGCTACATGAATTGTTCGACAATTGTGTGAAAATTCCCTTTTAAAGTTTCTTACTTTCCGATAAAATCACAAAAAAATATGTTTATCGTTCATTTATTCCCTTTCGCAACACATTCCATCATAGAAATACAACGAAACGTTCAACCCTTTCCTTTTATTTTACAACAAAAAACACCTCTTGCGGAGCTTTTACAAAATTTCAACGAATTTTTCAACAGAAAAAGCGAGCTAATAATATATATTAGCTCGCTTTTTTCTCTTGATCATAAATATTAATTCCAGCTTGATGTAACATCCATTCAATATGAACACCATATCCTGATGTTGGATCATTTACAAATACGTGTGTAACAGCACCAATTACTTTTCCATTTTGTACAATTGGACTTCCACTCATTCCCTGTACGATACCGCCCGTTTTCGCTAATAGACGTTTATCTGTTACTTTTATTACCATACCCTTTGTGGCTGGGAATTTTTGTTGCACTGTACTAACAACTTCAATATCAAACGCTTCTACTTTATCTTGATCAATAACTGTTAATATTTTTGCCGGTCCTTCTTTTACTTGATGAGATAATGCGATAGGCATCGCTTTATCCATTATACCGTTTTTCATATTCGTATTTAATTTTCCAAAAATACCATATGGACTATTAATTGTAATATTGCCAATCACTTCACGGTCTGGTGAGAATCTTGCTAATTTCTCCCCTGGATTCCCATGACTACCTCTTTCAATTGATGTAACTGTCGAGCGCATAATTTGTCCATCTTCGACTTGAATCGGCTTTTTCGTATCATTATCAGAAATAACATGACCAAGTGCCCCATATTTCATAGAATCTGGATGAACAAATGTCATCGTTCCAATTCCAGCTGCCGAATCACGGATATACAAGCCAATTCGATAAGACGATTCACCGTTGTCTTTTTGTGGAGTTAGCTTCGTACGAATATATTTTCCATCTCTTAACAATACAAGATTAAGCGGTTCACCTGTTTCTCCACTATTATGAATAAACGGTGCTACATCACTCATTCTTTCAATTGTTTTACCATTAATTTCAGTAATCATATCTCCAATTTGTACACCTGCTATTTCACCAGGAGATATTTTACCTTTTTCAGTTTGAATTAAATGATGGCCTACAACAAGTACACCTTTTGTATTTAATTTCACACCAATTGATTGTCCACCTGGAATCACTTTAAAATCTTTTAACACTTTCACATTTACTTTTTTCACTGGAAAACCAGCAAGCTGAAATACCATATCAGCTTCACCATTTTGATGAGAATTTACCATAAGTCCTTGTTTTTGTTCATTCGAACTCACTGTAAATACATGACGATTTGTGGATGAAGCTTTGAAAACTGGTAATGATGATATTTCTGATTGTTGTCCTTCAAAAACAACAAGTTGTTTCGGTGATGAAATAAACGTTCGAAGCGGTTTAAAACATCCAATAAAAACTAAAGAAACAAGGAGACAAAGACCTATTATTTTTCGAAATTTTTCTAATTTCAACTTGTTCACTCTCCTCGCTCCTACCCCACATTCAGCCTCTTGGCTTCACTTTTTAATCTCTCCTTGCAGTGCTTTATTTATAACCGGAAGAATTAAGAAATCGTCATTTGAGAAAAAAAGCTATCCATTACTGGATAGCCTCTGCTGTCTGTTTAAAATGATGTGCTTGCGTAAGTAATTCTTTCGCATGCTCCGTCGTTAAATCTGTGATTTCCACACCAGAAATCATTCGAGCTATTTCTGGTACTTTATCCTCCATAGTTAAAACAGTAACTGATGTAATTGTCCGATCATTCGCTACTTGTTTTCGAATAAATAAATGTGAATCTGCCATTGAAGCTACTTGAGGTAAGTGCGTAATACAAAGTACTTGCGAGTTTACTGATACTCGATAAATTTTTTCCGCAATAGCCTGCGCGACCCGGCCACTTACACCCGTATCCACTTCATCAAAAATAACAGATGCAACTCCTTGATGCTTAGAAAAAATGCTTTTTAAAGCTAAAATGATACGAGATAACTCTCCGCCAGAAGCAACCTTTGAAAGTGGTTTTAGCGGCTCTCCTGGGTTCGTTGAAATATAAAATTCCACATGATCGTAACCATCCGCCGTAAGTCTTACCGGCGCACCTTCCACAAGGGGCTCTTCTGCATTTCCTTCTCTCTTCATAATTCTCACTTCAAATTTCGTTTTTTCCATATATAATTCTTTTAATTCCTGATGAATTGCATTTGTAAGGTGTTCTGCAAGTTCATGACGCATATTACTTAACAACGTTGCTTCTTTCAGAATAACACTTTCTAATTCCTTCAACTGTTTCTTCGTCGTTTCAATATGAACGTCTTTATTTTCAATCGTAAAAATTTCCTGTTCAATTTTATCAGCATACGCTAAAATCTCTTCTACAGTATTTCCATATTTTCTCTTTAGCATACGAATTTCATTCAAACGTGTTTCGATTTCATCTAAACGATTTGGATCATATTCCATCATATCGAGCTTTTCTCTCAGTTGATAGGCAACCTCTTCTAATAAGTAATAGCTATTTGCAATTGAATCATGATTTTCCTGATACACTTCATCTAAATGTGTAATACTTTCCATTTGCCCCATTGCACTTCTTACATTATCTAACCCTTGTCCGTCGGCACTTAACGAACGATATGCATCACCTAACGCTTTATAAATCTTTTCAAAATTAGAAATTTGCAATCGTTCCTCAGTTAATTCATTTTCTTCATCCATCTTTAAATCCGCCTTGCGAATTTCTTCATGCTGAAATTGAATTAAATCTAAGCGATGTGCCATTTGTTGCTCATTTTCACTTAACGATTTCAATTGTTTTTTTAATTTTTCATAGTCAGCGTATACGTTTTGATATATGTCTAATTGTTTAACGATTCGATCCCCATCAAAGTGATCAAGCATAAACAGATGTCGTTCTTCATTCATTAAATCTTGCGTTTCGTGCTGTCCATGAATATCAACAAGTGTTTTCCCAATTTCTTTTAATATGCTAAGTGTAACAAGCTTCCCATTTACACGACATACACTCTTCCCGTTCGCAGCAATATCACGCTTTAAAATAATCATGCCATCTTCTATTTCTATATCTAACTCTTCTGCCTTTTCAATACATGGATGCTTCTCATCTTCAACATAAAATAGCCCTTCAATCTCAGCCTTTTCTGTTCCATATCGAACAAATTCTGCTGACCCACGGCCACCTACAAGTAAACTAATTGCATCAATAATAATCGATTTTCCGGCCCCTGTTTCACCGCTTAAAACCGTTAAACCTTTTGAAAAGAAATATTTAATGCTTCAATAATAGCAAAGTTTCTAATCGATAATTCCGATAACAATGCCCCATTCACCTCGTTATAAAATAATCCCTTACTAAAGGATTTTCTCAGTTCTTCATTCAAATAATCATGCTATATATTTGTATGTATATACTCTTCTAACCCGCTTCATTGTACCAAACATTTGTTTTACGGGTCAATCCATCTATTTTCTAACTTTATGCAAACAAAATATTATATTACAATTGAAAATTCATATTTTTAACCAATAAAAATATCTTGTTCACTTTCCACTTTACGATGGAAAGCAAACAAGATTTTTTGTTACAACATATTTAAGAAACGATCAGAGACAACACCTGTATCGTCAGGTGTACGGCAAATAATTAAGCAAGTATCATCACCACAGATGGTTCCGATGATCTCATCCCACTCTAAATGATCAATAAGTGCTCCAAGTGAATGAGCGTTACCAGGCAATGTTTTTAGCACAAGCATATGTCCTGCCGTGTCTAATTTTACAAATGAATCCACTAGATTTCGTTTTAATTTTTGTAACGGGTTAAATCGTTGATCTGCTGGCAAGCTATATTTATAGCGCCCATCATGTAATGGCACCTTCACTAAGTGCAGTTCTTTAATATCGCGCGATACTGTTGCTTGCGTTACATTAAATCCCTCATTACGTAAAATATCAACTAATTCATCTTGTGTTTCAATTTCTTTGTTTGCAATAATTTCCCTGATTTTAATATGGCGCTGACCTTTATTCATACATTTGCACCTCACACTATCTCTTACCATAGTTTAAACATTGGTATACTTCACTTATTTATGTTAACTTATAATTCGTTTCTTGTACACAATTGTTTTTACAATCATTATACAATTACAGCAAAAAGAGGAACAACATATGTTATTCCCCTTTCCCTTTTTGTTTTAGAACTTCATGCGCTTCTGTAACAACTTGCTCTATAGAAATCGGAGAATGATTTTCGCCATTCTCACGTTCACCATGCCATTTCAGATGAATTAAAAATTCAATATTACCATCCCCACCCGTAATTGGTGAGAATGTTAAACCTTCCACATCATAGCCTTCTTTTAAAGCAAACTCGACAATCATTTCTACAACAGCTTCATGTACTTTTCTATCGCGAACGATACCTTTTTTCCCAACTTGCTCTCTTCCAGCTTCAAACTGCGGTTTAATTAACGCTGCTACATCTCCGTTAGGCATAAGCATTGTTTTTAAAACTGGCAGTATAAGCTTTAATGATATAAATGAAACATCAATACTTGCAAATTGAGGTAAACCACGTTCTAAGTCTGCTGGTGTCACGTAACGGAAGTTTGTTCGTTCCATTACAACAACACGCTCATCTTGACGTAATTTCCACGCTAGTTGATTGTATCCTACATCTAATGCATAAGATAATTTCGCTCCATTTTGAAGCGCGCAATCTGTAAAGCCACCAGTTGATGAACCAATATCTATCATAACTTTATCTTGTAAATCAAGATGAAATGTCTCTAATGCCTTTTCAAGTTTATAACCACCACGACTTACATACGGCATAACTTGTCCCTTCACCGTAATCTCAGTATCTTGCGAGATTTTCTCTCCTGGCTTATCAAGTCTCATCTCATTCGCATATACGAGTCCGGCCATAATGGCGCGCTTTGCTTTCTCACGCGTTTCTATAAGTCCTCGCTCTACTAATAGTACATCTACTCTTTCTTTTTTTACGCTCATTTGTTACGCCCTTTTTTGTTTTGATGGAATCATTGTATGAATACGGTCTACAACAGCATCTGTCGTTAAACCAATTTCTTCTAATAATTTTGTTACACTCCCGTGCTCTATGAAGCGATCTGGAATACCCATTCGTTCAACTAATGCACTATGGTAACCATTTTCAGATGCAAATTCAACTACTCCTGTTCCAAAACCACCGATTAAACAAGCTTCTTCAATCGTTAAAATCGGTATATTCTTTCCTAGAAGATCATGTAAATATGCTTCATCCATTGGTTTAATAAAGCGAGCATTCACTACTTTCACTGAAACCCCAGCTTTTTCAAGACGCTCAGCTGCTTCCATTGCCATTGGTATTGTCGTACCAAACGTTAAAATAGCTGCTTGTGTACCCTCTTTTAACGTCTCCCACGTACCGATTGGAATCGCCTTTAATTCTTCATCCATATGAACGCCAAGTCCATTACCGCGCGCATAACGCAATGCGATTGGTCCATCTTCATATTGCATCGCCGTATAAACTAAATGTTGCCCTTCATTTTCATCTTTCGGCATCATAAGCACCATATTCGGCAAGTGACGTAAGAATGAGATATCAAATACGCCTTGATGCGTTTCACCATCTGCTCCTACTAATCCCGAACGATCTATTCCGATGAAAACATTTAAATTTTGGCGGCATATATCATGAACAACTTGGTCATATGCTCTTTGTAAAAATGTTGAATAAATGGCTAAGAATGGCTTCATTCCTTGCGTTGCCATACCTGCTGCCATTGTTGTAGCATGCTGTTCTGCAATACCTACATCAATCATACGATCTGGGAATTCTTTTTGGAATTTCTCAAGTTTTGATCCAACAGGCATTGCAGGTGTAATTGCTACGATACGCTCATCTGCTCTCGCTAGCTTAAGTACTGTTTCACTAACAACAGCACTCCATGCTGGTGCAACTTCTTTCGGCTTAACGAAGTCACCTGATTCAATTTTATAAGGTCCTGTTCCATGCCAAGTTCCAATAACGTCACTCTCAGCCGGTTTATAACCTTTTCCTTTTTTCGTAATAACGTGAACGAGTACTGGGCCTTTTGTTTTCTTTGCATATTGCAACGTTTCGAATAACTTTTCATAATCATGTCCATCGACTGGACCTAAATATGTAAAGCCTAACTCTTCGAAAAATACACCAGATACTAGTAAATATTTAAGACTATCTTTTATTTTCTCTGCTGTCGCAGCCACTTTCCCGCCAACTGCTGGGATTTTCTTTAATATATACTCTAATTCATCTTTTACCCAGTGATATTTTCCTGCGGTACGTAAACGACCGAGCACATTATGAAGCGCACCAACGTTTGGTGCAATTGACATTTCATTATCATTCAAAATAACAATCATGTCTGTTTTTTCATGTCCAATATGGTTCAATGCTTCTAAAGCCATTCCGCCTGTTAAAGCACCATCTCCAATAATTGGTATAACATATTCTTTCGTTTTCTTTAAATCACGTGCCAGAGCCATTCCCATTGCAGCCGATAACGAAGTCGAGCTATGACCAGTTTCCCATACATCGTGCTCACTCTCACAACGTTTCGGGAAACCACATAGACCTTGATATTGCCTTAATGTACCAAACTCTTTCGCGCGTCCAGTTAAAATTTTATGTACATAGGATTGATGTCCTACATCCCATAAAAATTTATCTTGCGGGCTATCAAATAATTTGTGCAGAGCAATTGTGAGTTCTACTACACCTAAATTAGGTGCAATATGTCCACCTGTTTGAGAGAGCTCTTCAATTAAAAACTTACGAATATCCTCACTCAATCCCTCTAGTTCACTGATAGACATATCTTTCAAAAAACTAGGGTTTTGAATTTGCGTTAGATCCACATGGATCACTCACTTTCATTTCATAATCTGTCAACATGTCAAATATTATAAAAAACATTTACACAAAACAAGAAATTCTCTTTTCTATTTTTCGTCTTGTCCCGCTATTAACCAGTCTATTGCGCCTTAATCCTATTATAAACCATATTTCTTCAGGCGATGAAAAAAATAGCCGCTAACACAAAGTGATAACGGCAATGTAATCTACATATATTTTTGCCAATAACAAGAAAAGAAAAACCTTTTCCTACATTTATATCATAAAATGATGAATGACTCAACAAATGAAAACGCTGTTATATTAGTTATTACGTTTTGCAATCAAATCGCAAATAGATAGTAAATATTCATCTTGTAATTGCAAGGAGCTAATCGCACCTTTTGCTTCTGCAATTGTTTCTTCTAAAATATCCTTTGCTCTATCTACAGTAAACAACGTCGTATATGTGCTCTTTTCATTAGAAAGATCGCTACCAATCGGTTTTCCAATCTCTTCTTCAGTTCCTTCGACATCTAAAATATCATCTCGAATTTGGAAAGCTAGACCGATATATTTGGCAAACGTAAGCAACTTTTCTTCTTGCTCTTCTGTCGCATCAGAAAGTATCGCACCCGCAAGTACAGCAAATTCAAGTAGTTTTCCGGCCTTATGTTTATGGATGTACTCCAATTCATCAATCGTAAGGCGTTTCCCTTCCGCTTCCATATCTGCCACTTGTCCGCCAACCATTCCTTCTGGTCCTGCTGCTTTTGCGAGTTCAAGTACAAGTCTTACTTTTTTTTCAGCAGAAATTTCTTTTTGCTCATATGCCATAATAACTTGAAAAGCGTATGTCAATAAGCCATCTCCTGCTAAAACTGCCATCGCTTCACCAAATACCTTGTGATTTGTGGGCTTTCCTCTTCTTAAATCATCATCATCCATACAAGGTAAATCATCATGAACTAACGAATATGTATGAATCATTTCAAGAGCACAAGCTGCACCTACTCCAAGATTTCTTTCTTTCCCAAACGCTTGTAATGTTGCAAACAAAAGTAACGGGCGGAGACGTTTTCCACCCGCTTCCAAAGAATATGCCATCGCTTCACGAAGTACATTTGGACATTGTAATCCATTTGCATAGCTTACAAGTTTTTCTTCTACGAAAGTTTTACTTTCTTTCAAAAAAGTATCAAAAGCAATCGTCACTATGCTTCATCTCCTAAAGCAGTAAACGGTTCAAGCTCTCCATCTTCCCCAAGAATAACTGCCATTTGTTCTTGTACATTCTTCAGCTTCTCATCACAAAGCTTAGATAATTCCATACCTTCTTTAAAATAAGAAATCGCTTCTTCTAAAGGTACGTCACCTTGTTCTAGCTTAGAAACAAGATGCTCAAGTTGCGAAATTGCCTCTTCAAAGCTTAATTTATTTTCCATTATTCAATTCACGCTCCTCTATGCCTGATACGCTACAATCTAGTATTCCATCTTGTAATTGAACTGAAACAGCATCTCCAAGGCTTACATCTTTCACACTTTTTAACACTTGCTTCTCTTCATCATATACAAGCCCGTACCCTCTCATCATTACTTTAAGCGGACTTAACGCTTCAAGTTTTTGAGCAGCTCTTACAAAGGCAAATTCTTTCGTTTGAAGTAACGTTTGCATTTCACGTTGTAATTGCTTTTGCAACGTTTCCACAGCTACCTTCGTTTGCATAATTTTTTGAGATGGGTGGTGCTTCTCTAAATAAAATGAAAGTTGCTTTAACTGATTCACCTTTTTATCAATATAGCGCTCTTTCGCTAAAACAAGCTGTTCTAGCGCTCTATCTAATTGCTCTTCCTTTTGCTCATATACTTGTCTTGGATAACGGAACGCATACGATTTTTGCAACACTTGTAGTTTTTCTTCTTTTTTATGTACTAACTCTCTCATTGCTCTTTGCAATCTCAGAGTTCTTTGTAATACCTTTTCTTGTAACTCTATAATGTTAGGTGCTGCCAGCTCAGCTGCTGCGGTCGGTGTTGGCGCGCGTAAATCCGCAACAAAATCTGCGATTGTAAAATCCGTTTCATGGCCTACTGCCGAAATAATAGGGATTTCACTCTTAAAGATTGCTCTTGCAACCATTTCCTCATTGAAAGCCCATAATTCCTCAATAGAACCTCCACCACGACCAACGATTAGTACATCTATCTCTCCCATTTCATTCGCTGTACGAATCGCTTGTACAATCGAGGGAGCCGCTGACTCCCCTTGTACAAGTACCGGAAATACAATAACATTCCCAATTGGATAACGACGTTTAATCGTTGTTATAATATCACGAATCGCTGCTCCTGTTGGCGACGTAATCACACCTATTGTTTTAGCGTAAGGAGGAATCGCTTTTTTATAAACTTGAGAAAAAAGTCCTTCTTCTTCTAAACGAACTTTTAACTGTTCGTACGCTAAATGTAAATTTCCGACTCCGTCAGGCTGCATGTCTTGAATATAAATTTGATAAGAACCACTCGCCTCGTAAACAGAGATTTTCCCTTTCACGAGTACCTTCATCCCATTTTCCGGTTTGAATTTAATATTACGATTATGGCCCGCAAACATAACCGCTGCGATTCTTGCATTTTCATCTTTCAATGTAAAATACATGTGGCCACGGCTATGATTTTTAAAGTTGGAAATTTCACCTTTTAACCAAACAGACTGCAAATGCGGATCATATTCTATTTTTGTTTTTATATAGCGTGTTAACGCTGTAACGGTTAAATATTGCTTCTCCATTTCTCTCTCCTCATAGCCGACTCAAATTATTTACAAACGACACCTGCACGTTTGGCAGATTCAACAGTATTATGAAGAAGCATTGTGATTGTCATTGGACCAACACCCTTTGGCACAGGTGTAATGTAACCCGCAACATCTAACACGTTGTCAAAGTCAACATCACCACAAAGTTTTCCTGTTTCTAAACGGTTAACACCAACGTCAATTACAACCGCCCCTTCTTTAATATAATCCGCTGTTATCATTTTAGGTCGTCCAACAGCTACGATTAAAATATCAGCTAACTTCGATAACTCTTTCATATTTTGCGTCTTAGAATGACAATATGTGACAGTGGCATTTTCATTTAAAAACAATTGCCCCACTGGTTTACCGACAATATTACTTCTTCCAATTACTACTACATGTTTTCCAGAAATATCAAGATTTGTTTCTTTTACTAATTCTACAATACCATGCGGTGTACATGGAAGGAATGTATCTTGTCCCGTCATCATACGTCCCACGCTGATTGGGTGAAATCCGTCTACATCCTTTTCTGGTGAAATTCTTTCAATGATAGCTTTTTCTTCAATATGTTTTGGTAAAGGTAATTGCACTAATATGCCATTAATACGGTCATCGCCATTTAAGCGATCGATTTCAGCAAGCAAACGTTCCTCAGTAATTGTTTCAGGAAGTTCAATTAGCTCTGAGTAAATCCCTACTTGTTCACAGCCTTTTTCTTTTCCTTTCACATAAGAACGAGATGCTGGATCTTCTCCAACTAAAATAACTGCTAATCCTGGTACAATACCTTGCTCTTTCAACTTCACAACTTCTTCTGTTAATTGTGCTCGTTTTTTCTCCGCAACTTCATTTCCTTTGATGATTACTGCTACCATTTTAAGATTCCCCCTTAAAGAATTTACAGTGTATCTTTTATATTAGATAAAACGCCGTTAATAAAACGACGAGATTCCTCATCCCCAAATGTTTTAGCAATTTCAATTGCTTCGTTAATTGTTACGTTGTGTGGAATTTCTTCCATGTATTTCATTTCATACACAGCTACACGTAAAATACTGCGATCAACAATACTAATACGCTCAAGCTTCCACTTTTTTAAATTTTGACGAATCGCTTCATCGATTGCTTCTTTATTTTCTACAAAACCTACTACAAGTGACTCTAGAAACTCATTTGTTTCTTCGCCTTCATCTAGCGTGTTTTCCACTGCTACTTTCGGTTCTAATTCACCTGTAATATCCATTTGGTATAATGCTTGCATTGCTCTTTCTCTAGCCGTCCTACGTTTCATTGTAACTCTCCTTTATGCTTCAAGTCTTTCCTTATACTTTGTTATATTATTATAATTTATAAGCCGTCAATTCACTTACTCTTACAGTTTTCATTGATTTTCCAACCTTATAATACAATGATAATAACACAATTTATCGTTTCACACACGGGTTACAAGGCTGAAAAATAATAAAAAGATTAACTTCAAGTTCCATATCTTATCACAATGTACGTTTTTTGGAAAAACGAAACATTTTCTTGTTTATTTCTTATTTTTTGAAATAGTATAATAATTAGAGGGTTGTAATTTGTGAAGAAATGAAACGATAAAAAAGATGCCTATGTTACTAGGCACCTTTTCATTCTTACACTGGTTCGATTTCTGTTTTTTGTGTTTCGAATGTTACGCCAACGATGTGAACATTCACTTCTTTTGGCTCAAGTCCTGTCATTGTAAAGAGTGCTTGGCGAATATTGTCTTGAATCTTTTGTGCAACAACTGGAATTGCTACACCAAAATACATTACAACATAAAGGTCAACGATAATATCTTCGTTTGCTAATTCAACCTTTACACCTTTACCATGATTTTTCTTACCTAACTTCTCAACAACATCTGTAGCAAAATTACCGCGCATTGCCGCTACACCTTCTACTTCTGCAGCTGCAATACCTGCAATTACTTCAATTACTTCTGGTGCAATTTCTACTTTACCAAGAGTTGTATCTTGACCCATATCTAACATATGTTCAGCCATGAAAAAAACCTCCTTTAATGTATCACTGCGTCACAAGTTCATGCTCTTCCAAAAATTTCGTATTAAACTCACCTTTTACAAAATCAGGATGATCTAGCAATTGCAAATGGAACGGGATTGTTGTATGTACGCCTTCAATGACAAATTCACTAAGTGCGCGCTTCATTTTTGCAATTGCCTCTTCACGTGTTTTTCCGTGAACAATTAATTTAGCAACCATCGAATCATAGAAAGGTGGGATTGAATATCCCGGATATACAGCTGAATCGACGCGAATACCAAATCCTCCTGGTGGTAAATACATTTCTACTTTACCTGGAGATGGCATAAATTTTTTGGCAGGGTTTTCCGCATTAATTCGACATTCAATTGCCCAACCATTAAATTGTACTTCTTCTTGCTGTAACGATAACTTTTCTCCTGAAGCAACAAGAATTTGCTCTTTAATTAAGTCCATTCCCGTTACCATTTCAGTAACCGGATGCTCAACCTGAATTCTCGTATTCATCTCCATGAAATAAAAGGTTTTCGTTTTATATTCATAAATAAACTCAACCGTACCAGCACCTGTATAATCAACCGCTACCGCCGCTTTAACTGCCGCTTCACCCATCTGCTTGCGAATATCTTCATCAAGTGCAGGTGATGGACTTTCTTCTATAGTTTTGAAACGGCGCTGAATTGTACAATCACGCTCTCCTAAATGAATGGCATTTCCGTGTGTATCTGCCATTATTTGAATCTCAACATGGCGGAAATCTTC
This DNA window, taken from Bacillus cereus ATCC 14579, encodes the following:
- a CDS encoding Asp23/Gls24 family envelope stress response protein: MAEHMLDMGQDTTLGKVEIAPEVIEVIAGIAAAEVEGVAAMRGNFATDVVEKLGKKNHGKGVKVELANEDIIVDLYVVMYFGVAIPVVAQKIQDNIRQALFTMTGLEPKEVNVHIVGVTFETQKTEIEPV
- the xseA gene encoding exodeoxyribonuclease VII large subunit, producing MEKQYLTVTALTRYIKTKIEYDPHLQSVWLKGEISNFKNHSRGHMYFTLKDENARIAAVMFAGHNRNIKFKPENGMKVLVKGKISVYEASGSYQIYIQDMQPDGVGNLHLAYEQLKVRLEEEGLFSQVYKKAIPPYAKTIGVITSPTGAAIRDIITTIKRRYPIGNVIVFPVLVQGESAAPSIVQAIRTANEMGEIDVLIVGRGGGSIEELWAFNEEMVARAIFKSEIPIISAVGHETDFTIADFVADLRAPTPTAAAELAAPNIIELQEKVLQRTLRLQRAMRELVHKKEEKLQVLQKSYAFRYPRQVYEQKEEQLDRALEQLVLAKERYIDKKVNQLKQLSFYLEKHHPSQKIMQTKVAVETLQKQLQREMQTLLQTKEFAFVRAAQKLEALSPLKVMMRGYGLVYDEEKQVLKSVKDVSLGDAVSVQLQDGILDCSVSGIEERELNNGK
- the nusB gene encoding N utilization substance protein NusB; the encoded protein is MKRRTARERAMQALYQMDITGELEPKVAVENTLDEGEETNEFLESLVVGFVENKEAIDEAIRQNLKKWKLERISIVDRSILRVAVYEMKYMEEIPHNVTINEAIEIAKTFGDEESRRFINGVLSNIKDTL
- the folD gene encoding bifunctional methylenetetrahydrofolate dehydrogenase/methenyltetrahydrofolate cyclohydrolase FolD; translated protein: MVAVIIKGNEVAEKKRAQLTEEVVKLKEQGIVPGLAVILVGEDPASRSYVKGKEKGCEQVGIYSELIELPETITEERLLAEIDRLNGDDRINGILVQLPLPKHIEEKAIIERISPEKDVDGFHPISVGRMMTGQDTFLPCTPHGIVELVKETNLDISGKHVVVIGRSNIVGKPVGQLFLNENATVTYCHSKTQNMKELSKLADILIVAVGRPKMITADYIKEGAVVIDVGVNRLETGKLCGDVDFDNVLDVAGYITPVPKGVGPMTITMLLHNTVESAKRAGVVCK